One part of the Streptomyces lienomycini genome encodes these proteins:
- a CDS encoding DegT/DnrJ/EryC1/StrS family aminotransferase — MAMGEAGPVSVRDGSPPRRRLEATMRERLGRECVYVPSCRFGLYAALRHWCPPGGRVLMSPVNDDVILFVVLAAGLRPVQAPLDPSDASIDVDAVPEEVWGSLSAVLTTNLYGNPDPAPRLRARCDALGIPLFEDAAHAIGSEVGGRPVGAWGDASVFSLSKHVGARAGGILAVADPGLRDALEKSCDGLLLPRRATAELAYAVRPYAEAAVRGLRLRGAAWATMRLLGLTEREEIRMPLRPGALARAAASAPGLDAHDPWVRVDMHDYRLRGGRFRLGRVGRRLDRLDGVLAGCRAGTELLLSTRWAKPAVRKGAGGRPADGAGGAQPLFRVPLLVADRDAAVRALARRGIVVGYLYDPPLDDYAGADFTDPSPAPEGARWFARHALPVDPLRARAAVAALEESGVRPAHAPEGPVPSGG, encoded by the coding sequence ATGGCCATGGGGGAGGCCGGTCCGGTGTCGGTGCGGGATGGTTCGCCGCCGAGGAGACGGCTGGAAGCGACCATGCGCGAGCGACTCGGCCGGGAATGCGTGTACGTACCGTCGTGCCGTTTCGGGCTGTACGCGGCACTGCGTCACTGGTGCCCGCCCGGCGGCCGGGTGCTGATGTCACCGGTCAACGACGACGTCATCCTCTTCGTCGTCCTCGCGGCCGGGCTGCGGCCCGTGCAGGCGCCGCTCGACCCGTCGGACGCGTCCATCGACGTCGACGCCGTGCCCGAGGAGGTGTGGGGCTCGCTGTCCGCCGTACTGACGACGAACCTGTACGGCAACCCGGACCCGGCGCCCCGGCTGCGGGCCCGCTGTGACGCCCTGGGCATCCCGCTGTTCGAGGACGCGGCACACGCCATCGGCAGCGAAGTGGGCGGCCGGCCGGTCGGGGCCTGGGGCGACGCCTCCGTCTTCAGCCTGTCCAAGCACGTCGGCGCCAGGGCGGGAGGCATCCTCGCGGTCGCCGACCCGGGGCTGCGCGACGCGCTCGAGAAGAGCTGCGACGGCCTGCTGCTGCCACGCCGCGCCACGGCCGAACTGGCCTACGCCGTCCGGCCGTACGCCGAGGCCGCCGTACGAGGGCTGCGACTGCGGGGAGCCGCCTGGGCCACGATGCGGCTGCTGGGGCTGACGGAGCGCGAGGAGATCCGGATGCCGCTGCGCCCGGGGGCACTGGCACGCGCGGCCGCCTCGGCCCCCGGCCTGGACGCCCACGACCCCTGGGTCCGCGTCGACATGCACGACTACCGGCTGCGCGGCGGCCGGTTCCGGCTCGGGCGGGTCGGACGCCGACTCGACCGGCTGGACGGCGTACTGGCGGGCTGCCGGGCGGGGACCGAACTGTTGCTGTCCACACGCTGGGCGAAACCGGCGGTCCGGAAAGGCGCGGGCGGCCGGCCGGCGGACGGCGCGGGCGGGGCGCAGCCGTTGTTCCGGGTGCCGTTGCTCGTCGCGGACCGGGACGCGGCCGTACGCGCGCTGGCCCGGCGCGGCATCGTCGTCGGATACCTCTACGACCCGCCCCTGGACGACTACGCGGGCGCGGACTTCACCGACCCGTCGCCCGCCCCCGAGGGGGCGCGCTGGTTCGCGCGGCACGCGCTGCCCGTGGACCCGCTGCGGGCCCGCGCTGCCGTCGCCGCGTTGGAGGAGTCCGGGGTGCGACCGGCGCACGCACCGGAAGGGCCGGTTCCGTCCGGTGGCTGA
- the fahA gene encoding fumarylacetoacetase: MPPFDVPEGDPFGPHNLPYGVFSIPGSRDRSDRTVGVRLGDHVLDAGAAAHALGSPYASLLARPSLNPLLAAGRTAWSDVRRALTAWVTVPSHREVLEPLFHPLSSVTLHLPFEVADYVDFYASENHARNVGQIFRPDAADSLTPNWKHLPIGYHGRSGTVVVSGTDVVRPSGQRKAPADPAPVFGPSVRLDIEAEVGFVVGVPSELGSPVALGDFREHVFGLCLLNDWSARDIQAWEYVPLGPFLGKSFATSVSAWITPLDALEEARVAPPERTGPLLPYLDDTADDRDEPGGYDLRISVAVNGHVVSEPPFSTMYWTAAQQLAHLTVNGASLRTGDLYGSGTVSGPTELERGSLLELTWNGSEPLELPDGKRAFLEDGDVVTLSAWAPGPDGVRVGLGEVTGRVVGKDV; this comes from the coding sequence ATGCCCCCCTTCGATGTCCCCGAGGGCGACCCCTTCGGACCGCACAACCTTCCGTACGGCGTGTTCTCGATCCCCGGCTCGCGCGACCGGTCGGACCGGACGGTGGGCGTCCGGCTCGGCGACCACGTCCTCGACGCGGGCGCGGCGGCCCACGCGCTCGGCTCGCCGTACGCGTCCCTGCTCGCGCGGCCCAGCCTGAACCCGCTGCTGGCCGCCGGGCGCACCGCGTGGTCGGACGTGCGGCGCGCGTTGACGGCGTGGGTGACGGTCCCCTCCCACCGCGAGGTCCTGGAGCCCCTCTTCCACCCGCTGTCGTCGGTCACCCTGCACCTGCCGTTCGAGGTCGCCGACTACGTCGACTTCTACGCCTCCGAGAACCACGCCCGCAACGTCGGCCAGATCTTCCGCCCCGACGCCGCCGACTCCCTCACCCCCAACTGGAAGCACCTCCCGATCGGCTACCACGGCCGCTCCGGCACGGTCGTCGTGTCGGGCACGGACGTCGTACGGCCGTCGGGCCAGCGCAAGGCCCCGGCGGACCCCGCTCCCGTCTTCGGACCGTCCGTCCGCCTGGACATCGAGGCGGAGGTGGGCTTCGTCGTGGGAGTGCCCTCCGAGCTGGGCTCTCCGGTCGCCCTCGGCGACTTCCGCGAGCACGTCTTCGGGCTCTGCCTGCTCAACGACTGGTCCGCACGCGACATCCAGGCCTGGGAGTACGTCCCCCTCGGCCCGTTCCTCGGCAAGTCCTTCGCCACGTCGGTGTCGGCGTGGATCACGCCGCTGGACGCCCTGGAGGAGGCGCGGGTGGCGCCGCCCGAGCGGACCGGTCCGCTGCTGCCCTACCTGGACGACACGGCCGACGACCGGGACGAACCCGGTGGCTACGACCTGCGGATCTCCGTCGCCGTCAACGGTCACGTCGTCTCCGAGCCGCCGTTCTCCACCATGTACTGGACGGCCGCCCAGCAGCTGGCCCACCTGACGGTCAACGGCGCCTCGCTGCGCACCGGCGACCTCTACGGCTCGGGCACGGTGAGCGGGCCGACCGAGCTGGAGCGCGGGTCACTGCTCGAACTGACCTGGAACGGCAGCGAACCGCTGGAACTCCCCGACGGCAAGCGGGCGTTCCTGGAGGACGGCGACGTGGTGACCCTGTCGGCCTGGGCCCCTGGACCGGACGGCGTCCGGGTGGGGCTCGGGGAGGTCACCGGACGGGTGGTCGGCAAGGACGTGTGA
- a CDS encoding M56 family metallopeptidase: MTVCLLLLFVVAVTAAVPVPRALTRSAWPERDPVVALWVWQCLVATVLLCCLTALVLGATAVFGTVRAQLFAPAPPAVTAAYNLSAGPAWAAALTLLLAGGAAWTTAMLGRELVEARRRRARSRAHLRERAPDLPAGLPAARGPLLVLEDEYPDAWWMPGSPSQLIVTTGALHRLTDHQLDAVLTHERGHARARHDWLLHLSTALATGFPRVPLFAHFCDQTHRLVELSADDTASRRCGHLTTALALIELNQHRGVLSCASSHHLLGERVDRLLEPQPRMPRRHRALTTATAALVPLLPLLITFAPGLTALA, translated from the coding sequence ATGACCGTCTGCCTGCTCCTGCTGTTCGTCGTCGCCGTGACCGCCGCGGTGCCGGTGCCCCGTGCGCTGACCCGTTCCGCGTGGCCCGAGCGGGATCCCGTGGTCGCGCTGTGGGTGTGGCAGTGCCTGGTCGCCACGGTGCTGCTGTGCTGCCTGACGGCTCTCGTCCTCGGTGCCACCGCGGTCTTCGGCACCGTCCGCGCCCAGCTCTTCGCGCCTGCGCCGCCCGCGGTGACCGCGGCGTACAACCTCTCCGCCGGCCCGGCCTGGGCGGCCGCGCTGACCCTGCTGCTGGCGGGTGGTGCGGCCTGGACGACCGCGATGCTCGGCCGCGAACTCGTCGAGGCCCGCCGACGCCGTGCCCGCTCACGCGCCCACCTGCGCGAACGCGCCCCCGACCTGCCCGCCGGGCTCCCCGCCGCCCGCGGCCCCCTGCTGGTCCTGGAGGACGAGTACCCGGACGCCTGGTGGATGCCGGGCAGCCCGTCCCAGCTGATCGTCACCACCGGCGCCCTGCACCGGCTCACCGACCACCAGCTGGACGCCGTGCTCACCCACGAGCGCGGCCACGCACGGGCCCGCCACGACTGGCTGCTGCACCTGTCCACCGCCCTGGCCACCGGCTTCCCGCGGGTCCCGCTCTTCGCCCACTTCTGCGACCAGACCCACCGCCTCGTCGAGCTCTCGGCCGACGACACCGCCTCCCGGCGCTGCGGCCACCTGACGACAGCGCTGGCCCTGATCGAGCTGAACCAGCACCGCGGCGTCCTGTCCTGCGCCTCCAGTCACCACCTCCTCGGTGAGCGGGTCGACCGCCTCCTGGAGCCCCAGCCCCGCATGCCGCGCCGCCATCGCGCCCTCACCACGGCGACAGCCGCCCTGGTCCCGCTCCTTCCCCTCCTCATCACCTTCGCCCCGGGACTGACGGCACTGGCGTAA